The Phytohabitans houttuyneae genome has a segment encoding these proteins:
- a CDS encoding ROK family transcriptional regulator: protein MALERTTNRTVRLRNRAALLSKLFLEGPLTRQDLARDTGLSQPAVSNVVADLIAAGLVVDAGALESDGGRPSMSLRVAPRFALVAGVDVGETRVRVELFDLSMALLASADYPIDATRPPGAIGEPGVAGERGEPAQQSPDPATVVRHIVAGLSAVTERAGVSRTDLLGVGVGVSGVVVQDSEAVVYAQTLGWDGVPLERMIRAEVDVPLYIDNGAKTQGQAEMWFGAGRGARHAVFALVGSGVGATVVSNGATYRGVASSAGEWGHTTLVYGGRDCRCGARGCLEAYVGAEGIIERYREARRGRAVPGVDEESQINALLAAADRSETAQRVLEETAGYLGAGVANLINLFNPERVVLGGWAGLALGPRLLPAIRAAAAAQALRKPFEQATIELGQLGVDAVALGAATLPVAHLLTAGGVRADNVVTAAAV, encoded by the coding sequence ATGGCCCTGGAACGGACGACGAACCGCACGGTGCGGCTGCGGAACCGGGCGGCGCTGCTGTCGAAGCTCTTCCTGGAGGGTCCGCTGACCCGCCAGGACCTGGCCCGCGACACCGGGCTGAGCCAGCCCGCGGTCAGCAACGTGGTCGCCGACCTGATCGCGGCCGGCCTGGTGGTGGACGCCGGCGCACTGGAGTCCGACGGCGGCCGGCCGAGCATGAGCCTGCGCGTGGCGCCCCGGTTCGCGCTGGTCGCGGGCGTGGACGTCGGCGAGACCCGGGTGCGGGTGGAGCTGTTCGACCTGTCCATGGCGCTGCTGGCCAGCGCCGACTACCCGATCGACGCGACCCGCCCGCCCGGGGCGATCGGCGAGCCGGGAGTGGCCGGCGAGCGGGGCGAGCCCGCCCAGCAGAGCCCCGACCCGGCCACGGTGGTGCGGCACATCGTCGCGGGCCTCTCGGCCGTGACCGAGCGGGCCGGCGTTTCCCGCACCGACCTGCTCGGCGTGGGTGTGGGCGTCTCCGGCGTGGTCGTGCAGGACTCCGAGGCGGTCGTGTACGCGCAGACGCTCGGCTGGGACGGCGTGCCCCTCGAGCGGATGATCCGGGCCGAGGTCGACGTCCCGCTCTACATCGACAACGGCGCCAAGACGCAGGGTCAGGCCGAGATGTGGTTCGGCGCCGGGCGGGGCGCGCGGCACGCGGTGTTCGCGCTGGTCGGCTCGGGTGTCGGCGCCACGGTGGTCAGCAACGGCGCGACCTACCGCGGGGTGGCCAGCAGCGCCGGCGAGTGGGGCCACACCACGCTCGTGTACGGCGGCCGGGACTGCCGTTGCGGCGCCCGCGGCTGCCTGGAGGCGTACGTCGGCGCGGAGGGCATCATCGAGCGCTACCGGGAGGCGCGGCGGGGTCGCGCGGTGCCCGGCGTGGACGAGGAGTCGCAGATCAACGCGCTGCTGGCGGCCGCCGACCGCTCCGAGACCGCCCAACGGGTGCTCGAGGAGACGGCCGGCTACCTGGGCGCCGGCGTGGCCAACCTGATCAACCTGTTCAACCCCGAGCGGGTGGTGCTGGGTGGCTGGGCCGGCCTGGCGCTGGGCCCCCGACTGCTGCCCGCGATCCGCGCGGCGGCGGCCGCCCAGGCACTGCGCAAGCCCTTCGAGCAGGCCACCATCGAGCTGGGCCAGCTCGGTGTGGACGCGGTGGCGCTGGGCGCGGCGACGCTTCCGGTGGCCCACCTGCTGACGGCCGGCGGCGTCCGCGCTGACAACGTCGTCACCGCGGCTGCGGTCTGA
- a CDS encoding 2-dehydropantoate 2-reductase, which produces MTRVCVVGAGAVGGLIGARLAASGCTTAALARGRTLDALRTHGWRLRTAGGVIGGPVTASDDPSALGPQDVVLLTVKAHALPALAPTLAPLLGPRTTVVPAINGVPWWFFDGAGGEFDGLRLRAVDPDGTVAAAIPTARVVGCVVHLSASVEEPGLARHHAGDSLILGEPAGGTSGRLEALAAVVGEAGFNVTVSTRIQQDIWYKLWGNMTMNPISALTGATADRILDDELVNGFVRAVMGEAAAIGERIGCPIAQSAEDRNQVTRRLGAFRTSMLQDAEAGRPLELDAMVTVVREIAQATGTPTPHMDALLGLTRLNARVRGLYPRDLDSAPTPHDPRQRCRAGRGCRRSGATASGGPRPRSHPPEREPFLSRPP; this is translated from the coding sequence GTGACGCGCGTATGTGTGGTCGGTGCCGGCGCTGTGGGTGGTTTGATCGGCGCACGGCTCGCCGCCAGTGGATGCACCACCGCCGCCCTGGCCCGCGGCCGCACGCTGGACGCGCTGCGCACCCACGGCTGGCGACTGCGCACCGCCGGCGGCGTGATCGGCGGCCCGGTCACCGCGAGTGACGACCCCTCGGCGCTCGGCCCGCAGGACGTGGTGCTGCTGACCGTCAAGGCGCACGCCCTGCCCGCGCTGGCGCCCACGCTCGCGCCGCTGCTCGGGCCGCGGACCACGGTCGTGCCGGCGATCAACGGGGTGCCGTGGTGGTTCTTCGACGGCGCCGGCGGCGAGTTCGACGGGCTGCGGCTGCGCGCGGTCGACCCGGACGGCACGGTCGCCGCCGCGATACCGACCGCGCGGGTGGTGGGCTGCGTCGTCCACCTCAGCGCCAGCGTCGAGGAGCCGGGCCTGGCCCGCCACCACGCCGGCGACAGCCTGATCCTCGGCGAGCCCGCGGGCGGCACCTCCGGCCGCCTGGAGGCGCTGGCCGCCGTCGTGGGCGAGGCCGGCTTCAACGTCACCGTCTCGACCCGCATCCAGCAGGACATCTGGTACAAGCTGTGGGGCAACATGACGATGAACCCGATCTCCGCCCTCACCGGCGCCACCGCCGACCGCATCCTCGACGACGAGCTTGTCAACGGCTTCGTGCGCGCGGTCATGGGCGAGGCGGCCGCGATCGGCGAGCGGATCGGCTGCCCGATCGCCCAGAGCGCCGAAGACCGCAACCAGGTGACGCGGCGGCTGGGCGCCTTCCGCACGTCGATGCTCCAGGACGCGGAGGCGGGCCGGCCGCTGGAGCTGGACGCGATGGTCACCGTGGTCCGGGAGATCGCCCAGGCCACCGGCACCCCGACGCCGCACATGGACGCCCTGCTCGGCCTCACCCGCCTGAACGCCCGTGTCCGCGGCCTCTACCCTAGAGACCTCGATTCGGCGCCGACTCCCCACGATCCGCGGCAGCGGTGCCGCGCGGGCCGGGGTTGCCGCCGCTCAGGTGCCACGGCAAGCGGCGGGCCCCGGCCCCGCTCTCATCCCCCGGAGAGGGAACCCTTCCTCAGCCGACCGCCGTGA
- a CDS encoding carbohydrate ABC transporter permease: protein MVTTTTAPVRAEPSTPGAGRKKKPRLPRSKLPYLLLLPAIALELLVHVIPMVVGVWMSLLELTQFQIRNWSAAPFAGLDNYRATLDINGPVGEELLHSFWVTVLYTTFSVGLSWLFGLFAGVFLQRPFPGRSLLRTLFLTPYALPVYAAVITWTFIYQRDTGLLNELLTTTGLADDRPFWLIGGNSFWALLVVSVWRSWPFAFLCIMAGLQNVPTEMYEAAAIDGAGFWRRLKDVTLPMLRPVNQVLILVLFLWTFNDFNTPFVLFGGSAPEQADLISIHIYRSSFITWNFGQGSAMSVALLLFLLLVTAAYLLVTNRRREHA from the coding sequence ATGGTGACCACCACGACGGCTCCGGTCCGGGCCGAGCCGTCCACACCCGGCGCCGGCCGCAAGAAAAAGCCCCGGCTGCCCCGCTCCAAGCTGCCGTACCTGCTCCTGCTCCCGGCCATCGCGCTCGAACTGCTCGTCCACGTCATCCCGATGGTGGTGGGCGTGTGGATGAGCCTGCTGGAGCTGACCCAGTTCCAGATCCGCAACTGGTCGGCGGCCCCGTTCGCCGGGCTGGACAACTACCGGGCCACATTGGACATCAACGGCCCGGTCGGCGAGGAGCTGCTGCACTCGTTCTGGGTGACCGTGCTGTACACGACGTTCTCCGTCGGCCTGTCGTGGCTGTTCGGGCTCTTCGCCGGCGTGTTCCTGCAGCGGCCGTTCCCCGGGCGGTCACTGCTGCGGACCCTCTTCCTCACCCCGTACGCGCTGCCCGTCTACGCGGCCGTCATCACCTGGACCTTCATCTACCAGCGCGACACCGGCCTGCTCAACGAGCTGCTCACCACGACCGGCCTCGCCGACGACCGCCCCTTCTGGCTGATCGGCGGCAACAGCTTCTGGGCCCTGCTGGTCGTGTCGGTGTGGCGGTCGTGGCCGTTCGCGTTCCTGTGCATCATGGCCGGCCTGCAGAACGTGCCGACCGAGATGTACGAGGCCGCCGCGATCGACGGCGCCGGCTTCTGGCGCCGCCTCAAGGACGTGACGCTGCCGATGCTGCGGCCGGTCAACCAGGTGCTGATCCTGGTGCTGTTCCTGTGGACGTTCAACGACTTCAACACGCCGTTCGTCCTCTTCGGAGGGTCCGCGCCGGAACAGGCCGACCTCATCTCCATCCACATCTACCGCAGCTCGTTCATCACCTGGAACTTCGGCCAGGGATCCGCGATGTCGGTGGCGCTGCTGCTCTTCCTGCTGCTCGTGACGGCGGCGTACCTGCTGGTCACCAACCGGAGGAGGGAACATGCGTGA
- a CDS encoding GH1 family beta-glucosidase, producing the protein MPDLSKLPPDFTWGVATAAYQIEGAVGEDGRKPSIWDTFSRVPGAIDNADNGDVACDHYHRWEEDVALMRKLGVQAYRFSVAWPRVIPDGVGQVNAAGLAFYDRLVDGLLEAGIKPMVTLYHWDLPQALQDKGGWPERATAEALADYATVVAGALGDRVTEWVTVNEPLCVSWIGHLEGRMAPGVRDLGQAVRASHHTLLGHGLATQAIRAAAARPPQVGIVLNPSPCAPGSERPEDVAAARRADGHTNRWWLDPLYGRGYPADMVETYGHEPPVQPGDLDLIATPTEFLGLNYYFRQLVVDDPEGPAPYARQIPVPGSMETAMGWEMYPSGLEQILVNVSETYRPARVIVTESGSAWRDELTPDGEIQDKERTDYLEQHIDACASAAAQGVPIDGYYVWSLLDNFEWSYGYDKRFGLVHVDYDSQRRTIKASGHRYANLIAQHRQVTAVG; encoded by the coding sequence GTGCCCGACCTGTCGAAGCTGCCACCCGACTTCACCTGGGGCGTCGCCACCGCGGCGTACCAGATCGAAGGCGCCGTGGGAGAGGATGGCCGGAAACCGTCCATCTGGGACACCTTCAGCCGGGTACCCGGTGCCATCGACAACGCGGACAACGGCGACGTCGCCTGCGACCACTACCACCGGTGGGAGGAGGACGTCGCGCTGATGCGCAAGCTCGGCGTCCAGGCGTACCGCTTCTCGGTGGCCTGGCCGCGGGTCATCCCCGACGGGGTCGGCCAGGTCAACGCCGCGGGCCTCGCCTTCTACGACCGGCTCGTCGACGGGCTCCTCGAAGCGGGCATCAAGCCGATGGTCACCCTCTACCACTGGGACCTGCCGCAGGCGTTGCAGGACAAGGGCGGCTGGCCCGAGCGGGCGACCGCCGAGGCGCTGGCCGACTACGCCACCGTGGTCGCCGGCGCGCTCGGCGACCGGGTCACCGAGTGGGTGACGGTCAACGAGCCGCTGTGCGTCTCGTGGATCGGCCACCTGGAGGGGCGGATGGCGCCGGGCGTACGCGACCTCGGCCAGGCCGTGCGCGCCAGCCACCACACGCTGCTCGGCCACGGCCTGGCCACCCAGGCGATCCGCGCGGCGGCGGCCCGACCCCCGCAGGTCGGCATCGTGCTCAACCCCAGCCCGTGCGCGCCCGGCAGCGAACGCCCCGAGGACGTCGCCGCCGCCCGCCGCGCCGACGGGCACACCAACCGCTGGTGGCTCGACCCGCTGTACGGCCGCGGGTACCCCGCCGACATGGTCGAGACGTACGGCCACGAGCCGCCCGTCCAGCCCGGCGACCTGGACCTCATCGCCACGCCGACCGAGTTCCTCGGGCTCAACTACTACTTCCGCCAGCTCGTCGTGGACGACCCCGAGGGCCCCGCGCCGTACGCCCGGCAGATCCCGGTGCCCGGCTCGATGGAGACCGCGATGGGCTGGGAGATGTACCCCTCCGGCCTGGAGCAGATCCTCGTCAACGTGTCGGAGACCTACCGGCCGGCGCGCGTCATCGTGACCGAGAGCGGCTCGGCCTGGCGGGACGAGCTCACCCCGGACGGCGAGATCCAGGACAAGGAGCGCACCGACTACCTGGAGCAGCACATCGACGCCTGCGCCTCGGCGGCGGCGCAGGGCGTGCCGATCGACGGCTACTACGTGTGGTCGCTGCTGGACAACTTCGAGTGGTCGTACGGGTACGACAAGCGCTTCGGCCTCGTACATGTCGACTACGACAGCCAGCGCCGCACGATCAAGGCCAGCGGCCACCGGTACGCCAACCTGATCGCCCAGCACCGCCAGGTCACGGCGGTCGGCTGA
- a CDS encoding carbohydrate ABC transporter permease: MRETTAERWSRRVVLTLLTLFTITPLYVMVSSALKPLRDVQGPFTWIPSRPSFQAFIDMWSTVPLGRYLLNSLLVSSVAALISVAIAIFAAFAVSRYRFRGRQIFSVTVLSTQMFPGILFLLPLFLIYVNLGNATGIELYASRTGLIITYLTFSLPFSIWMLVGYFDSIPRGLDEAAQVDGAGPMRTLFQVILPTAVPGVVAVTVYAFMTAWGEVLFASVMTDENSRTLAVGLQGYATQYNVYWNQVMAASLVVSIPVVAGFLMLQRYFVAGLTAGAVK, from the coding sequence ATGCGTGAGACGACCGCGGAGCGCTGGTCGCGGCGGGTCGTGCTGACCCTGCTCACATTGTTCACGATCACCCCGCTCTACGTGATGGTCAGCTCGGCGCTCAAGCCGCTGCGCGACGTGCAGGGCCCGTTCACGTGGATACCGTCGCGGCCGAGCTTCCAGGCGTTCATCGACATGTGGAGCACGGTGCCGCTCGGCCGGTACCTGCTCAACAGCCTGCTGGTCTCCAGCGTGGCCGCGCTCATCTCCGTGGCCATCGCCATCTTCGCCGCGTTCGCCGTCAGCCGGTACCGCTTCCGCGGCCGCCAGATCTTCTCGGTGACCGTGCTGTCGACGCAGATGTTCCCCGGGATCCTCTTCCTGCTCCCGCTCTTCCTCATCTACGTCAACCTCGGCAACGCCACCGGCATCGAGCTCTACGCCAGCCGCACCGGCCTCATCATCACGTACCTGACCTTCTCGCTGCCCTTCTCCATCTGGATGCTGGTCGGCTACTTCGACTCGATCCCGCGCGGCCTCGACGAGGCGGCACAGGTGGACGGCGCGGGTCCGATGAGGACACTGTTTCAGGTCATCCTGCCGACGGCGGTCCCCGGCGTGGTGGCCGTGACGGTGTACGCCTTCATGACCGCCTGGGGCGAGGTGCTCTTCGCCTCCGTGATGACCGACGAGAACAGCCGCACGCTCGCGGTCGGTCTGCAGGGCTACGCGACCCAGTACAACGTCTACTGGAACCAGGTTATGGCCGCGTCGCTGGTCGTGAGCATCCCCGTGGTCGCCGGCTTCCTGATGCTCCAGCGCTACTTCGTCGCCGGCCTGACCGCCGGGGCTGTTAAGTGA
- a CDS encoding ABC transporter substrate-binding protein, with the protein MTAAAVMLAASITACGDDSDSGSGGGAKTLTYWASNQGASIDFDKQTLQPELDKFEQQTGIKVNVEVVPWSDLLNRLLAAATSGKGPDVVNIGNTWSASLQATGAFVPFDDATLNSVGGKDRFVPAALAAAGAPGQPPTAVPLYSLAYALYYNKKMFADAGVTAPPTTWEELIEVGKKLTKGQQWGLAVEGANPSENAHHAFAFGQQWGGEWFDASGKPTFDTPQNVAAVKRYIDFMAVDKIVNPSNAEYAQNQSVADFANGKAAMLLWQAAGNAFKAQGMAADAYGVAPVPFPATAPAGGKKVNSMVAGINIAVFKHTKDKDAALQFVKFMTSDAEQVQLNKTYGSLPSVTTVASDAAFQAEEQKVLAQVLATSAAPLPQVAEESKFETLVGTAMKELFADAASGKPVTEQAIKEKLSNAQQQMGS; encoded by the coding sequence ATGACTGCCGCGGCTGTGATGCTGGCCGCTTCGATTACCGCGTGTGGCGACGACTCGGACAGTGGTTCGGGCGGCGGTGCCAAGACGCTCACCTACTGGGCCAGCAACCAGGGCGCCAGCATCGACTTCGACAAGCAGACGCTCCAGCCCGAGCTGGACAAGTTCGAGCAGCAGACCGGCATCAAGGTCAACGTTGAGGTCGTGCCCTGGTCCGACCTGCTCAACCGGCTGCTCGCCGCGGCCACCTCCGGCAAGGGCCCGGACGTGGTCAACATCGGCAACACCTGGTCGGCGTCGCTGCAGGCGACCGGCGCCTTCGTCCCCTTCGACGACGCCACGCTCAACTCCGTCGGCGGCAAGGACCGCTTCGTGCCGGCCGCGCTGGCCGCCGCGGGCGCACCCGGCCAGCCGCCGACCGCCGTTCCGCTGTACAGCCTCGCGTACGCGCTGTACTACAACAAGAAGATGTTCGCCGACGCCGGCGTCACCGCGCCGCCGACGACCTGGGAAGAGCTGATCGAGGTCGGCAAGAAGCTGACCAAGGGCCAGCAGTGGGGCCTCGCGGTCGAGGGCGCCAACCCTTCGGAAAACGCGCACCACGCCTTCGCGTTCGGCCAGCAGTGGGGCGGCGAGTGGTTCGACGCCTCCGGCAAGCCGACCTTCGACACCCCGCAGAACGTGGCGGCGGTCAAGCGGTACATCGACTTCATGGCCGTTGACAAGATCGTCAACCCGAGCAACGCCGAGTACGCGCAGAACCAGTCGGTCGCCGACTTCGCCAACGGCAAGGCGGCCATGCTGCTGTGGCAGGCGGCCGGCAACGCGTTCAAGGCGCAGGGCATGGCGGCCGACGCGTACGGCGTCGCGCCCGTGCCGTTCCCGGCCACCGCCCCGGCCGGCGGCAAGAAGGTCAACAGCATGGTGGCCGGCATCAACATCGCGGTGTTCAAGCACACCAAGGACAAGGACGCCGCGCTGCAGTTCGTCAAGTTCATGACCAGCGACGCCGAGCAGGTCCAGCTCAACAAGACCTACGGCTCGCTGCCGTCGGTCACCACCGTCGCCTCGGACGCGGCGTTCCAGGCCGAGGAGCAGAAGGTGCTCGCCCAGGTGCTCGCCACCAGCGCCGCCCCGCTGCCCCAGGTCGCGGAGGAGAGCAAGTTCGAGACCCTCGTGGGTACCGCGATGAAGGAGCTGTTCGCGGACGCGGCCAGCGGCAAGCCGGTCACCGAGCAAGCCATCAAGGAGAAGCTCAGCAACGCCCAGCAGCAGATGGGCAGCTGA